The following proteins are co-located in the Alcaligenes faecalis genome:
- a CDS encoding chorismate lyase, whose translation MKFPPNTKKPWHERVHPSATPVQKYWLHRPGALTAGLRCLGKVDLEVVSEYACRLNPQEAALIQKPPGTLAWIREVSMSVDGVRCVIARSFTPLPTSHSVWQGMRRLRSRPLADMLYNDAQIQRSAFLSCRLTRGMSFFRTIERALSPSGEPVPQAQQILSRCSVFWRHGQPLLVAESFMPAFWARGATLA comes from the coding sequence ATGAAATTTCCCCCCAACACAAAAAAACCCTGGCATGAGCGGGTTCATCCCTCTGCCACTCCTGTTCAAAAGTACTGGCTACACCGTCCCGGCGCTCTAACCGCTGGTTTACGCTGCTTGGGCAAAGTCGATCTGGAAGTGGTCAGCGAATACGCTTGCCGCTTGAACCCACAAGAAGCCGCATTGATTCAAAAGCCGCCAGGCACGCTGGCCTGGATACGAGAAGTGTCCATGTCCGTAGACGGAGTCCGTTGTGTGATTGCCCGCAGCTTCACGCCCCTGCCTACTTCACACAGTGTCTGGCAGGGTATGCGCCGGTTACGCAGCCGTCCGCTGGCCGACATGCTGTATAACGATGCCCAGATACAACGATCGGCCTTTTTAAGCTGTCGTTTGACACGCGGCATGAGCTTTTTCCGCACGATTGAGCGCGCCCTGTCCCCCAGCGGCGAGCCGGTTCCACAGGCTCAGCAGATTCTGTCGCGTTGCTCCGTCTTCTGGCGGCACGGTCAACCCCTCTTGGTCGCTGAATCCTTTATGCCGGCCTTCTGGGCACGCGGTGCTACACTGGCTTAG